The genomic segment ACATTTGGGGGGGGCAGAAAGGGGTCAGGACTCAATGTTGTTGTTTTGGTCNNNNNNNNNNATTGTCCAACTTTTTCGCAATCCGGATTTGGGTATCTTGCGCAACTGATACAAACAAAAGCAATGAAAATGTGTAATACATTTGAGCACTCTGCTTGGCTTTGCGCCGCCATCGCAGGGGATATAGATAAGCTAACTCTGCTTCTCTCAAGCGGAGCAAACATCGACGAACAAGGACAGCGGGGAAGTTCTGCAATCACGCTTGGCGCTGCGCGTGCGAACAGTGATCTAGTTGATTGGTTAATCGAGAATGGCGCAAGCATCGACTTGGCGGACGACTGCGGCAATACGGCGCTTATGCTGGCCACTAAGGCCGCTGCAATGGTTTGCGTTCAACTATTGCTGGATGCCGGGGCAGACTGTCTTCGAGTAAATCGCCGGGGAAATACAGCTCGTTCCATGGCACCAAACGAGAGCTTCGCCCGATTATTGGACGAAGCTTCCTCAACGGGCACTAGCTTGACAACTCACGTAAAGCGAAGGTTGACAGGACTTAGCGACGAGGCAATGCCTGAATTGACTCCAAGTCAGTATTATTCCGATCGTAGTCGGAGGTTTGGCAGCTTAAACCCGGAATTAATGAATGTTCCTTTTTGGCATCAAATGATAAGGTCCGGAATTACTGCATACAAAGCGAGACAGATTGTTTCCGACGACGACAACAACGGCCCAGTCTGGAGCTTCAATCGATCCGGAATGTCTTTTACTCGGCTGCCTGGGCGCAGGTTTGTCCAAATTGGAGGAGAACACGAAGACTGTTACGACAGGGATTTCTGTATATACAATGACGTTATAGTGCAAAGTCACGCTGGCGAATTTAGGGT from the Schlesneria paludicola DSM 18645 genome contains:
- a CDS encoding ankyrin repeat domain-containing protein produces the protein CPTFSQSGFGYLAQLIQTKAMKMCNTFEHSAWLCAAIAGDIDKLTLLLSSGANIDEQGQRGSSAITLGAARANSDLVDWLIENGASIDLADDCGNTALMLATKAAAMVCVQLLLDAGADCLRVNRRGNTARSMAPNESFARLLDEASSTGTSLTTHVKRRLTGLSDEAMPELTPSQYYSDRSRRFGSLNPELMNVPFWHQMIRSGITAYKARQIVSDDDNNGPVWSFNRSGMSFTRLPGRRFVQIGGEHEDCYDRDFCIYNDVIVQSHAGEFRVYGYPAACFPPISFHSATRVSNVIYIVGGLSYPGSAKVHMTNVYRLNCKSWAIHEVRTRGEPPGVIFDHKARFDGSTRLIVWDGKISETIDGKREVFDNDAEFCLNLSEMIWTRISAYRRASDDSDDHGDSAYL